In Bradyrhizobium guangxiense, the following are encoded in one genomic region:
- a CDS encoding c-type cytochrome, with amino-acid sequence MRTILTGLALGLALCSAVAGAAEPSPELIAYGKTLVEAGDCAGCHTADPARPFAGGKRIDTPFGAIYAPNLTPDRDTGIGAWLDADFTRALRTGIAPDGSNYYPAFPYPYFTKMTKDDTLAIRAYLGTLAPVVSRNKPPELRWPFGYRGLMRIWNAVYFKPGLFEPDQSRSAAWNRGGYLVTGLGHCGACHTPKNYFGADRDAQALSGNAVGGWFAPRLDGAVRTGLKSWSEADIKEYLQSGRNAKSHAGGPMAEVIVNSTSKMSDADVRAIALYLKSLPAARRETIVTPPDDAEMRAGQAVYAKLCIACHEADGTGSPRIYPPLPGNALLQSINPSSTLRIILDGAHTVTTPRAPNTGEMPGYAKQLSNEEIAAVTNYIRNSWGNAGLLVTPAQVAKARKTE; translated from the coding sequence ATGCGGACGATTCTGACCGGCTTGGCCCTGGGCTTGGCATTGTGCAGTGCGGTTGCAGGCGCGGCCGAGCCGTCGCCGGAGCTGATCGCCTATGGCAAGACGCTGGTCGAGGCCGGCGACTGCGCGGGCTGCCACACCGCCGATCCCGCACGTCCGTTCGCGGGCGGCAAGCGCATCGACACCCCATTCGGCGCGATCTATGCGCCCAACCTGACCCCGGACCGCGACACCGGAATCGGCGCCTGGCTGGATGCCGATTTCACCCGCGCCCTGCGCACCGGCATCGCGCCTGACGGATCGAACTATTACCCGGCCTTTCCCTATCCCTACTTCACGAAGATGACGAAGGACGACACGCTGGCGATCCGCGCCTATCTCGGCACGCTCGCGCCTGTCGTCAGCCGCAACAAGCCTCCGGAACTGCGCTGGCCATTCGGCTATCGCGGCCTGATGCGGATCTGGAACGCCGTGTATTTCAAGCCCGGCCTGTTCGAGCCGGACCAGAGCAGGAGCGCGGCCTGGAACAGAGGCGGCTATCTCGTCACCGGGCTCGGCCATTGCGGCGCATGCCACACGCCGAAGAACTATTTCGGCGCGGACCGGGACGCCCAGGCGCTCTCCGGCAATGCGGTCGGCGGCTGGTTTGCCCCGCGCCTCGACGGCGCCGTCCGCACCGGGCTGAAGTCCTGGAGCGAGGCGGATATCAAGGAGTATCTGCAAAGCGGCCGCAACGCGAAGAGCCATGCCGGTGGACCGATGGCGGAGGTCATCGTCAACTCGACCTCGAAGATGAGCGATGCCGACGTGCGCGCGATCGCGCTGTATCTGAAGAGCCTGCCGGCGGCACGGCGCGAGACGATCGTGACGCCGCCCGACGACGCCGAGATGAGAGCGGGCCAGGCGGTCTACGCCAAGCTCTGCATCGCCTGCCATGAGGCCGACGGCACGGGCAGCCCGCGCATCTATCCGCCGCTGCCCGGCAACGCGCTGCTGCAATCGATCAATCCGTCCTCCACCTTGCGCATCATCCTCGACGGCGCCCACACCGTGACGACGCCGCGCGCCCCCAACACCGGCGAGATGCCGGGCTATGCCAAGCAGCTGTCCAATGAGGAGATCGCAGCGGTGACGAACTACATCCGCAATTCCTGGGGCAATGCCGGCCTGCTGGTGACGCCGGCGCAGGTGGCGAAGGCAAGGAAGACGGAGTAG
- a CDS encoding trimeric intracellular cation channel family protein, with protein sequence MWSLPPTDSVLHFMSLVAVAAQGMTAALAAGRRSMDWLGVCFLGCITALGGGTLRDLFLGHYPLAWVQSPVYLALAGGAAFVTILTAHLVHRLKVAFIVLDAIGLVVFTMAGCDVAWQMDASLPIVIVSGMVTGCAGGVLRDVLCNDVPLLFRSELYASVSVVTGLFYATAFGLQLNAELWTILTFALGISFRLLAVRYKWEMPKFVFTGDEER encoded by the coding sequence ATGTGGAGCTTGCCGCCGACCGACAGCGTGCTGCATTTCATGTCTCTGGTCGCCGTGGCCGCCCAGGGCATGACGGCTGCGCTCGCTGCGGGGCGCCGCAGCATGGACTGGTTGGGGGTCTGCTTTCTCGGCTGCATCACCGCGCTCGGCGGTGGCACATTGCGGGATCTCTTCCTCGGCCATTATCCGCTGGCCTGGGTGCAAAGCCCGGTCTATCTCGCGCTCGCCGGCGGTGCGGCGTTCGTCACCATCCTGACGGCGCATCTGGTGCACCGGCTGAAGGTCGCCTTCATCGTGCTCGACGCCATCGGGCTCGTCGTCTTCACCATGGCGGGCTGCGACGTCGCCTGGCAGATGGACGCCTCGCTGCCGATCGTCATCGTCTCGGGCATGGTGACCGGCTGTGCCGGCGGCGTGTTGCGCGACGTGCTCTGCAACGACGTGCCGCTGCTGTTCCGCTCCGAGCTCTATGCCAGCGTGTCGGTGGTGACCGGCCTGTTCTATGCGACGGCATTCGGGTTGCAGCTTAACGCCGAGCTCTGGACCATTCTGACCTTCGCCCTCGGCATCAGCTTCCGCCTGCTCGCAGTCCGCTACAAATGGGAGATGCCGAAATTCGTCTTCACGGGGGACGAGGAGCGGTAA
- a CDS encoding isocitrate lyase/PEP mutase family protein, with amino-acid sequence MHVTTADKRATFRKMHESGCFILPNPVDVGGAKALQHLGFKAIASSSAGFAWTIGKADNHVTVEDVCQHLAALSSAVDIPVNADFEGGFAVEPDRVADNVERCVRTGVAGLSIEDSTGDKEKPIYERTLAVERIKASRKAIGDSGTLLVGRCEAYLWGVTDLKLVIDRLTAYADAGADCLYAPGLKSREDIAAVVKAVAPKPFNLLIGASGLSLKEAEDLGVRRISVGGSLARAAWGGFMRAATEMAEKGTFTELGSGYSGGELNKMFS; translated from the coding sequence ATGCACGTCACGACGGCGGACAAGCGCGCGACCTTCAGGAAGATGCACGAGAGCGGGTGCTTCATCCTGCCCAATCCGGTCGACGTCGGCGGCGCCAAAGCACTGCAGCATCTCGGCTTCAAGGCGATCGCCTCGTCGAGCGCGGGCTTTGCCTGGACCATCGGCAAGGCCGACAACCACGTCACGGTCGAGGACGTCTGTCAGCATCTGGCAGCATTGAGCTCGGCCGTCGACATTCCCGTCAACGCCGATTTCGAGGGCGGCTTTGCGGTCGAGCCCGACAGGGTCGCGGACAATGTCGAGCGCTGCGTGCGCACCGGGGTTGCCGGCCTGTCGATCGAAGATTCCACCGGCGACAAGGAAAAGCCGATCTACGAGCGTACGCTCGCGGTCGAGCGCATCAAGGCCTCGCGCAAGGCGATCGGCGACAGCGGCACGTTGCTGGTCGGCCGCTGCGAGGCTTATCTGTGGGGCGTCACTGATCTCAAGCTCGTCATCGACCGGCTCACCGCTTACGCGGACGCCGGAGCCGATTGCCTCTATGCGCCGGGCCTCAAGAGCCGCGAGGACATCGCTGCCGTCGTGAAGGCCGTCGCTCCCAAGCCGTTCAACCTCTTGATCGGTGCGTCCGGCCTGTCGCTGAAGGAAGCGGAAGACCTCGGCGTGCGCCGCATCAGTGTCGGCGGCTCGCTGGCCCGCGCCGCCTGGGGCGGCTTCATGCGCGCGGCAACGGAGATGGCGGAGAAGGGCACATTCACCGAACTCGGCAGCGGCTATTCCGGCGGCGAGCTCAATAAGATGTTCAGCTAG
- a CDS encoding antibiotic biosynthesis monooxygenase family protein, translating to MIAVIFEVWPKPEHRQDYFDLAADLKPILQTIDGFISVERFESLTEKGKILSVSFWRDEAAVAAWRNTMEHRRTQAKGRAQIFADYHLRIASVVRDYGMNDREQAPKDSRAVHDAH from the coding sequence ATGATCGCCGTGATCTTCGAGGTCTGGCCGAAGCCGGAACACCGCCAGGATTATTTCGACCTCGCAGCCGATCTGAAGCCGATCCTGCAAACCATCGACGGCTTCATCTCGGTCGAGCGCTTCGAAAGCCTGACCGAGAAGGGCAAGATCCTGTCGGTGTCGTTCTGGCGCGACGAGGCGGCGGTTGCTGCCTGGCGCAACACGATGGAGCACCGCCGCACCCAGGCCAAGGGCAGGGCGCAGATCTTTGCCGATTATCACCTGCGCATCGCCAGCGTGGTCAGGGACTACGGCATGAATGATCGCGAGCAGGCGCCGAAGGACAGCCGGGCGGTGCACGACGCGCACTAG
- a CDS encoding NIPSNAP family protein: MSVTVFIRYQLDPFKRAQFEAYSKRWLTVIPKCGGDLIGYFMPHEGTNNIAFALITFESLAAYEAYRARLRQDAEGMANFHFAEEHKFILAEERTFLRKVVL, encoded by the coding sequence ATGTCCGTCACCGTCTTCATCCGCTACCAGCTCGATCCGTTCAAGCGGGCGCAGTTCGAGGCGTACTCGAAGCGCTGGCTCACCGTCATTCCGAAATGCGGTGGTGATCTGATCGGCTACTTCATGCCGCATGAGGGCACCAACAACATCGCCTTTGCTCTGATCACCTTCGAGAGTCTCGCCGCTTATGAAGCCTATCGCGCCCGGCTGCGGCAGGATGCCGAAGGCATGGCCAATTTCCATTTCGCCGAGGAGCACAAATTCATCCTCGCCGAAGAGCGCACCTTCCTGCGTAAGGTGGTATTGTAG
- a CDS encoding winged helix-turn-helix domain-containing protein — protein sequence MKSGPDIAMVASLVGDPARANMLTALMNGRALTASELAQEAGITPQTASSHLAKLEAGGLVEPEKQGRHRYYRLTDDDVAGVLEGLAGLAARTGHMRVRTGPKDPALRRARICYDHLAGDLGVQMLDSLRERNLVRQKKQDIELTAEGERFLAKHLQISPDMLAHPRRPVCKACLDWSERRHHLAGTLGAAMMQRFAELKWAARDATPGSRVVNFTRTGEKQFAALFGNGKD from the coding sequence ATGAAATCAGGACCCGACATCGCCATGGTCGCTTCGCTGGTCGGCGACCCCGCCCGCGCCAACATGCTCACCGCGCTGATGAACGGCCGCGCGCTGACGGCGAGCGAGCTGGCGCAGGAGGCCGGCATCACGCCGCAGACGGCGAGCTCGCATCTGGCCAAGCTCGAGGCCGGAGGCCTGGTCGAGCCGGAGAAGCAGGGCCGCCACCGCTACTACCGCCTCACCGACGACGACGTCGCCGGCGTGCTCGAGGGCCTTGCGGGTCTCGCCGCGCGGACCGGCCATATGCGGGTGCGTACCGGACCAAAGGATCCGGCGCTGCGGCGCGCGCGGATCTGCTACGACCATCTCGCTGGCGATCTCGGCGTGCAGATGCTCGATTCCCTGCGCGAGCGGAATCTGGTCAGGCAGAAGAAGCAGGACATCGAGCTCACCGCCGAGGGCGAGCGTTTTCTCGCCAAGCATCTGCAGATCTCGCCCGACATGCTCGCCCACCCGCGCCGTCCGGTGTGCAAGGCCTGCCTCGACTGGAGCGAGCGGCGGCACCACCTCGCCGGTACGCTGGGCGCTGCCATGATGCAGCGCTTCGCCGAGTTGAAGTGGGCGGCACGCGACGCGACCCCGGGGAGCCGCGTCGTGAACTTCACCCGCACTGGTGAGAAGCAGTTTGCCGCGCTGTTTGGCAACGGGAAGGATTGA